A window of Diospyros lotus cultivar Yz01 chromosome 14, ASM1463336v1, whole genome shotgun sequence contains these coding sequences:
- the LOC127789702 gene encoding putative receptor protein kinase ZmPK1, translated as MEVCVLLVVVLYALEVSCAEAGGRGLASLRLGSSLSVEEEGDFLISPSGAFSGGFYKVGTNAYCFSIWFTNSVNKTVVWMANRDQPVNGIGSKLTPHRNGNLLLTDSDGSFVWSTNTFSEQYVEVQLLETGNLVLINQRENIIWESFDFPTDTILPNQPFLRNMTLVSMRSPGTYLSGYYNFKFDDNNVLNLIYNGPLVSSVYWPDPQKTVFVSWRNPYNSSRLAFLDDLGSFHSSDNLNFKGSNFGVGLRRRLTLDYDGILRLYSLEESTGLWEISWWPGGVEACTVHGLCGAYGICSYNPLPTCSCPDGFSRYDPSDWTKGCSPQFDLNCNATELDFVMVPSTDYTGNDLDMGVTGISFEACRKSCLNDCNCQGFGYSLDGQGHCSRKGSLLNGDRRLDSASSMHIKVRRGAVIPQAEQRQARTNNSLNCSAAEVMLFDAVKKYGKSKEYMKYLISFVTMVGVIEMVCIGLGWWFFLQKHVHEELVNMGYIALAMDFRRFTFSELKRATQNFKQEIGKGGFGTVYKGILNNERVVAVKRLEGILQGEAEFWAEVSIIGKLNHQNLVKMWGFCAEDEQKLLVYDYMENGSLDKILFSDTSKTLDWDQRYNIALGTAKGLSYIHEECLEWVVHCDVKPENILLDDKLEPKVADFGMSKLFKDDVDSGFSRVRGTRGYLAPEWMRLKNINVKADVYSYGIVVLELLTGRRASGFQLQEGHENEHDHLVKWARERIERGRLGEVIDPRLLNYDNDGERLERLARVALLCVGEERDSRPAMSEVVQLLIGYNQ; from the coding sequence ATGGAAGTTTGTGTCCTTCTAGTTGTTGTACTGTATGCACTTGAAGTTTCTTGTGCAGAGGCAGGGGGACGAGGCTTGGCAAGCTTAAGACTTGGAAGCTCCCTATCTGTGGAGGAAGAAGGTGATTTCTTGATTTCACCAAGTGGTGCATTTTCAGGCGGATTCTATAAAGTGGGTACAAACGCCTATTGTTTTTCAATCTGGTTCACCAATTCTGTGAACAAAACAGTTGTCTGGATGGCCAACCGAGATCAGCCGGTTAATGGGATAGGATCTAAGTTAACACCCCACAGAAATGGCAACCTCCTCTTGACAGATTCTGATGGTTCATTTGTGTGGTCAACCAACACATTCTCGGAGCAGTATGTGGAAGTTCAGCTGCTTGAAACCGGGAACTTGGTGCTGATCAACCAAAGAGAAAATATCATCTGGGAGAGTTTTGATTTTCCTACAGACACTATCCTTCCAAACCAGCCCTTCCTCAGGAATATGACCTTAGTGTCCATGAGGAGTCCTGGTACTTACTTATCTGGGTACTATAACTTCAAATTTGATGATAATAATGTACTGAATCTCATTTATAATGGACCTTTAGTTTCAAGTGTTTATTGGCCAGACCCACAAAAAACTGTCTTTGTTTCTTGGAGGAACCCTTACAATAGCTCCAGACTGGCATTTCTTGATGATTTAGGAAGTTTCCATTCAAGTGACAACTTGAATTTCAAAGGATCTAATTTTGGAGTTGGTCTGAGGCGGCGTTTAACGTTGGATTATGATGGGATCTTGAGACTCTATAGCCTGGAGGAGTCAACCGGGCTCTGGGAGATATCATGGTGGCCTGGCGGTGTTGAAGCTTGCACGGTTCATGGACTGTGTGGAGCATATGGTATCTGCAGCTACAACCCTTTGCCCACTTGTTCTTGCCCTGATGGTTTCTCCAGATATGATCCTTCTGATTGGACCAAAGGCTGCTCACCTCAATTCGATTTGAATTGTAATGCAACTGAGCTGGATTTTGTCATGGTTCCAAGCACAGACTACACGGGGAATGACTTGGACATGGGTGTCACCGGCATCAGCTTTGAAGCATGCAGGAAATCTTGTCTGAATGATTGCAATTGCCAAGGTTTTGGGTATTCGCTGGATGGACAAGGACATTGCTCGCGCAAAGGGAGTCTCCTAAATGGGGATAGGAGGCTGGATTCTGCTTCATCAATGCATATAAAAGTTCGAAGAGGGGCAGTGATCCCACAGGCAGAACAAAGGCAAGCAAGAACTAACAATAGCTTGAACTGCTCAGCTGCAGAAGTTATGCTTTTTGATGCTGTTAAAAAATATGGCAAATCGAAAGAGTACATGAAGTACCTAATTTCATTTGTGACTATGGTTGGAGTTATTGAAATGGTCTGCATTGGTTTAGGCTGGTGGTTTTTTCTTCAAAAGCATGTCCATGAGGAACTGGTGAATATGGGCTATATTGCACTAGCCATGGATTTCAGACGGTTCACATTTTCCGAGCTAAAACGGGCAACTCAGAACTTCAAACAGGAGATAGGAAAGGGGGGATTTGGGACAGTCTACAAAGGAATTTTGAACAACGAGAGGGTCGTGGCAGTGAAGAGATTGGAAGGCATTTTGCAAGGAGAAGCTGAGTTCTGGGCAGAGGTGAGTATCATAGGGAAGCTCAATCACCAGAATTTGGTGAAGATGTGGGGCTTCTGTGCTGAAGATGAACAAAAGTTACTGGTTTACGATTACATGGAGAATGGTTCTTTGGACAAAATCTTGTTTTCAGATACATCCAAGACCTTGGATTGGGACCAGAGATACAACATTGCCCTTGGAACAGCAAAAGGCTTATCCTACATTCATGAAGAGTGCCTGGAATGGGTGGTCCATTGTGATGTCAAGCCTGAAAACATACTGCTAGATGATAAGCTTGAACCAAAAGTCGCAGATTTCGGCATGTCAAAGCTTTTCAAAGACGATGTCGATTCGGGTTTCTCCAGGGTCCGGGGCACTAGAGGGTATTTGGCTCCGGAATGGATGAGATTGAAGAACATTAATGTGAAGGCAGATGTGTACAGCTATGGGATTGTGGTGTTGGAACTACTGACTGGGAGGAGAGCATCTGGTTTCCAGCTGCAGGAAGGCCATGAAAACGAGCACGACCATTTGGTGAAATGGGCGAGGGAGAGGATCGAAAGAGGACGGCTTGGAGAAGTGATTGATCCAAGACTACTGAACTATGACAATGATGGTGAGAGGCTGGAGAGGTTGGCGAGAGTTGCTTTGCTGTGTGTTGGGGAGGAGCGCGATTCTCGGCCGGCCATGAGCGAGGTGGTGCAGCTTTTAATCGGATATAATCAATAA
- the LOC127790476 gene encoding uncharacterized protein LOC127790476: MLEGKAVVRETDMPEAMQNHVMELAYQALDLHEVSDCQSIAHYIKQNFDEAYGPAWHCVVGKDFGSCITHLCGSFMFFHVEMMEFLVFKDGRDLNQSKEESVGVLQKAG; encoded by the exons atgTTAGAGGGGAAAGCAGTAGTGAGGGAGACAGATATGCCAGAGGCAATGCAGAACCATGTAATGGAGTTAGCTTACCAGGCTCTTGATCTTCATGAAGTCTCTGATTGTCAATCCATTGCTCATTACATTAAACAG AATTTTGATGAAGCTTATGGACCAGCATGGCATTGTGTGGTGGGCAAAGACTTTGGATCCTGCATTACACATCTGTGTGGTAGTTTCATGTTCTTCCACGTCGAGATGATGGAGTTCCTTGTCTTCAAAGATGGCAGAGACTTGAACCAAAGCAAGGAAGAGTCTGTAGGAGTCCTGCAGAAAGCTGGCTAA
- the LOC127790475 gene encoding protein RETICULATA, chloroplastic-like: MARCLSGIGWSLYVRNGSLMIANGRTLSFSKNSMHFLYIKRNQRLVVMSSLNSEVEPQSVIATTVVPKEGESGSVEKDFGVLKANYVPGIDGEDVLGGNGGNGKFLGGGGTGGGGGGDGGDNEGDDKEEEEFGPIMKFEEVIKETEGRGARLPMDMLEAAKSIGIRKVLLLRYLDLQGSAWPLSFAMKSWSMFRNRMLADPSFLFKVGTEIVIDCCCATLAEVQKRGEDFWAEFELYLADLLVGVVVNVALVGMLAPYARIAEPSVQKGVLGRMQHAYAALPSSVFEAERPGSRFSMKQRIATYFFKGIMYGSVGFACGLIGQGLANLIMTAKRSIKKSEEDIPVPPLIKSAALWGVFLAVSSNTRYQIINGLERLVESGSFAKQFPPIAMAFTVGVRFANNVYGGMQFVDWARWSGVQ, from the exons ATGGCGCGTTGTTTATCGGGCATTGGGTGGTCACTTTACGTTCGAAATGGGAGTTTGATGATTGCTAATGGTCGAACCCTAAGCTTTTCAAAGAACAGTATGCATTTTTTGTATATTAAGAGGAACCAGAGACTTGTGGTTATGAGTTCGTTGAATTCAGAGGTTGAGCCCCAATCTGTTATTGCAACGACGGTTGTTCCAAAAGAAGGTGAAAGTGGTTCTGTTGAGAAGGATTTTGGGGTACTGAAAGCGAATTATGTACCTGGCATTGATGGCGAGGATGTTCTCGGTGGTAACGGTGGCAACGGGAAATTCCTAGGTGGTGGTGGAACCGGCGGTGGCGGGGGAGGTGATGGTGGTGATAATGAAGGGGAtgataaagaagaagaggagttTGGGCCAATAATGAAGTTTGAGGAGGTGATTAAGGAGACTGAGGGTCGAGGGGCTAGACTTCCCATGGACATGTTAGAGGCTGCAAAAAGCATTGGGATCCGCAAAGTTCTTCTACTTAGATATTTGGACTTGCAG GGCTCGGCATGGCCTCTAAGCTTTGCGATGAAGTCATGGTCTATGTTTCGGAATCGAATGTTGGCTGATCCATCCTTCCTCTTTAAAGTTGGAACAGAG ATTGTTATAGATTGTTGTTGCGCTACATTAGCAGAAGTTCAGAAGAGGGGGGAGGACTTCTGGGCAGAATTTGAGTTGTATCTTGCAGATCTATTGGTTGGGGTGGTAGTTAATGTTGCTTTAGTTGGGATGCTAGCACCTTATGCTCGTATTGCAGAACCATCTGTACAAAAAGGGGTTCTTGGACGTATGCAACATGCTTATGCAGCCCTTCCTAGCAG CGTATTCGAAGCTGAAAGGCCAGGTTCTAGATTTTCCATGAAGCAAAGAATTGCTACTTACTTTTTCAAG GGAATCATGTATGGATCAGTTGGATTTGCATGTGGTCTTATAGGTCAAGGATTGGCTAATTTGATAATGACTGCGAAGCG GAGCATAAAGAAATCAGAAGAGGACATACCTGTTCCACCTCTCATAAAGAGTGCAGCTCTTTGGG GTGTTTTCCTAGCTGTTTCCTCCAACACCCGCTATCAGATTATCAATGGATTGGAAAGGTTAGTAGAATCGGGTTCTTTTGCAAAGCAGTTTCCACCCATTGCCATGGCCTTTACAGTTGGGGTGCGATTTGCAAACAATGTGTATGGTGGGATGCAGTTCGTCGACTGGGCAAGATGGAGTGGGGTGCAATAA